In Carassius gibelio isolate Cgi1373 ecotype wild population from Czech Republic chromosome B17, carGib1.2-hapl.c, whole genome shotgun sequence, a single window of DNA contains:
- the LOC127975880 gene encoding uncharacterized protein LOC127975880 isoform X1: protein MPASFMGKLQNGERPSCSERRQLVRIVASEILEVSKCPAKKHVSEIARQMVIAYPKSFRDEINSQVVGSGYDSLLKQLVCRIDNLKRAKAISIPLCGTLEVSTKKRKLLYGCINSDPQLLVGETSELQQEKKEKLVVMFQNNESDVKTIYDLMTSTYTPQRNSIQSGKETKDLLDEWPYLFQPAGMKAHFKELTGIDINNSFEESASSKFRRILDYFQFQCTERASRAGRILTKYRAGGDHVCGAVMLLLTHFKNDQDHFLVMVEDTSVPSDICSEQLPATPCIVVCGENPLTASVYMVAVDQMIVNDHLLSFTEALYLIFSLYYILNISYPVELGATLEFLQRCIFRINPHKGTKVEKREKKRAYSVNPRVLSLTSKIAAFDWGE from the exons ATGCCAGCAAGTTTTATGGGAAAGTTGCAAAATGGCGAAAGGCCAAGTTGCTCTGAGAGAAGACAGTTGGTCCGCATTGTTGCTTCTGAGATCCTGGAAGTCAGCAAATGTCCAGCAAAAAAACATGTCTCAGAAATAGCCCGACAAATGGTGATTGCATACCCAAAGTCTTTCAGAGATGAGATTAATTCCCAGGTTGTAGGAAGTGGATATGATTCTCTCCTCAAACAACTGGTGTGTAGAATTGACAATTTGAAAAGAGCAAAAGCTATTAGTATACCACTTTGTGGTACTCTAGAAGTATCAACAAAGAAACGAAAATTGTTATATGGTTGTATAAATTCTGATCCACAACTGCTAGTTGGAGAAACATCCGAATTGCAgcaggaaaagaaagagaagttggtagtaatgtttcaaaataatgaAAGTGATGTAAAGACAATCTATGACTTAATGACTTCTACATACACCCCTCAAAGAAACAGCATCCAATCTGGAAAGGAAACCAAAGATTTACTTGATGAGTGGCCATATCTTTTTCAGCCAGCAGGAATGAAAGCACACTTTAAAGAGCTCACTGGCATTGACATAAACAACAGCTTTGAAGAATCTGCTTCCAGTAAGTTCAGAAGAATATTGGACTACTTTCAATTTCAGTGCACAGAAAGAGCAAGCAGAGCAGGGAGAATCCTCACAAAGTATAGAGCTGGAGGGGATCATGTTTGTGGGGCCGTGATGTTGCTGCTAACCCATTTCAAAAATGACCAAGACCACTTTCTTGTGATGGTAGAAGACACCTCTGTTCCAAGTGATATATGCTCAGAACAGCTTCCAGCAACACCATGTATAGTAGTGTGTG GAGAGAACCCACTGACAGCCAGTGTGTACATGGTAGCAGTAGACCAGATGATTGTAAATGACCATCTCTTGAGTTTTACAGAAGCCCTGTATCTGATCTTCTCTCTTTACTATATATTGAACATCAGTTACCCTGTAGAACTGGGAGCCACACTAGAATTCTTGCAAAG gTGCATCTTTAGGATAAATCCTCATAAAGGTACCAAggtggaaaagagagagaaaaagagagcgtACTCTGTCAACCCCAGAGTATTGAGTCTGACATCAAAAATTGCTGCATTTGATTGGGGAGAGTAA
- the LOC127975880 gene encoding uncharacterized protein LOC127975880 isoform X2 translates to MPASFMGKLQNGERPSCSERRQLVRIVASEILEVSKCPAKKHVSEIARQMVIAYPKSFRDEINSQVVGSGYDSLLKQLVCRIDNLKRAKAISIPLCGTLEVSTKKRKLLYGCINSDPQLLVGETSELQQEKKEKLVVMFQNNESDVKTIYDLMTSTYTPQRNSIQSGKETKDLLDEWPYLFQPAGMKAHFKELTGIDINNSFEESASKDTSVPSDICSEQLPATPCIVVCGENPLTASVYMVAVDQMIVNDHLLSFTEALYLIFSLYYILNISYPVELGATLEFLQRCIFRINPHKGTKVEKREKKRAYSVNPRVLSLTSKIAAFDWGE, encoded by the exons ATGCCAGCAAGTTTTATGGGAAAGTTGCAAAATGGCGAAAGGCCAAGTTGCTCTGAGAGAAGACAGTTGGTCCGCATTGTTGCTTCTGAGATCCTGGAAGTCAGCAAATGTCCAGCAAAAAAACATGTCTCAGAAATAGCCCGACAAATGGTGATTGCATACCCAAAGTCTTTCAGAGATGAGATTAATTCCCAGGTTGTAGGAAGTGGATATGATTCTCTCCTCAAACAACTGGTGTGTAGAATTGACAATTTGAAAAGAGCAAAAGCTATTAGTATACCACTTTGTGGTACTCTAGAAGTATCAACAAAGAAACGAAAATTGTTATATGGTTGTATAAATTCTGATCCACAACTGCTAGTTGGAGAAACATCCGAATTGCAgcaggaaaagaaagagaagttggtagtaatgtttcaaaataatgaAAGTGATGTAAAGACAATCTATGACTTAATGACTTCTACATACACCCCTCAAAGAAACAGCATCCAATCTGGAAAGGAAACCAAAGATTTACTTGATGAGTGGCCATATCTTTTTCAGCCAGCAGGAATGAAAGCACACTTTAAAGAGCTCACTGGCATTGACATAAACAACAGCTTTGAAGAATCTGCTTCCA AAGACACCTCTGTTCCAAGTGATATATGCTCAGAACAGCTTCCAGCAACACCATGTATAGTAGTGTGTG GAGAGAACCCACTGACAGCCAGTGTGTACATGGTAGCAGTAGACCAGATGATTGTAAATGACCATCTCTTGAGTTTTACAGAAGCCCTGTATCTGATCTTCTCTCTTTACTATATATTGAACATCAGTTACCCTGTAGAACTGGGAGCCACACTAGAATTCTTGCAAAG gTGCATCTTTAGGATAAATCCTCATAAAGGTACCAAggtggaaaagagagagaaaaagagagcgtACTCTGTCAACCCCAGAGTATTGAGTCTGACATCAAAAATTGCTGCATTTGATTGGGGAGAGTAA